A genomic stretch from Oleomonas cavernae includes:
- a CDS encoding NAD(P)-binding protein produces the protein MSPSVVIAGFGRVGRTVAQILADHEIAYVALDLSAQAVAGARAQGYEVYYGDSRQPAVLRSIGIGNASLVVIALDDVAAARASLQAVRSLVPDLPVIARAHDLAVARELRRAGATDVVPETIEASLQLAGRALGEQGVDAETVDAVLDRFRRMAERAADIVSSTDDSDASNSHKKN, from the coding sequence GTGTCCCCCTCGGTTGTCATCGCCGGCTTCGGCCGGGTCGGCCGCACCGTGGCGCAGATCCTGGCGGATCATGAGATCGCCTATGTCGCCCTCGACCTCTCGGCCCAGGCGGTGGCCGGCGCGCGCGCGCAGGGTTACGAGGTCTATTACGGCGACAGCCGCCAGCCCGCCGTGCTGCGCTCGATCGGGATCGGCAACGCCAGCCTCGTCGTCATCGCCCTGGACGATGTCGCGGCCGCCCGGGCATCGCTGCAGGCGGTCAGGAGCCTGGTGCCCGACCTGCCGGTGATTGCCCGCGCCCATGATCTGGCGGTCGCCCGGGAATTGCGCCGGGCCGGGGCAACCGATGTGGTGCCTGAAACGATCGAGGCCAGCCTGCAACTGGCGGGCCGCGCCCTGGGTGAGCAGGGCGTCGACGCCGAGACCGTGGACGCGGTCCTGGACCGGTTCCGCCGCATGGCCGAGCGCGCGGCGGATATCGTTTCATCCACAGATGACAGTGATGCGTCTAATTCTCATAAGAAGAATTAG
- a CDS encoding error-prone DNA polymerase → MTGEIFDIKPLLEEMQKAESAAQAPPPLAFAELAATTSYSFLRGASMAEEMVSQAHALGLAAIGVADRNSVAGVVRAHVMARQAGIRLVPGARLVFTDGTPEILAYPRDRAAWGRLTRLLTLGKRRAPKGECHLTLDDLRDHGEGLNLILLTSVIPAKAGIHRWAARDVAMDPGLRRDDDIEGILATFRGRIWLGASMLYRGDDARRLARLRELAARTGTPLLALGDVLYHAPERRPLADVMTCIREHTTLEAAGRLLHANAERHLKPPREMARLFKAAPQAIAESIRFLEGCNFSLDQLRYEYPDEVREGYETPQEALVAFATAGARWRYPGGVPPDVQNALDHELQLIDQLKYAPYFLTVHDIVRYARSIDILVQGRGSAANSVVCYCLGVTEVDPTKVDLLFERFVSEERKEPPDIDVDFEHERREEVIQYIYERFGRERSGLAATVISYRGRSAIREVGKVFGLSEDMIGRMSGMLWGWSPRPVTPEEARQIGLDPDDPRIVQVLNLAQELIGFPRHLSQHVGGFVITRGRLDELVPIENAAMADRTVVEWDKDDLDALGILKIDVLALGMLSCIRRALHLMVEHYGFPGVDMSKIPSEEPAIYDMLSRADSLGVFQVESRAQMTMLPRLQPRKFYDLVIEVAIVRPGPIQGDMVHPYLRRRQGIEKVDYPSPSPEFGDPDELKKVLDKTCGVPLFQEQAMRIAIVAAKFTPGEADRLRRAMATFRRVGTIHEFKDKLVNGMAARGYDKAFAERCFSQIEGFGDYGFPESHAASFALLVYISAWIKCRYPDVFAAAMLNSQPMGFYAPAQLVRDAQEHGVEFLAVDVNDSCWDNRLESGMPAAASLHPRHQGMAGEVRATHAVRLGFRQVSGFPEDAAKKIEEVRGAGFDSVRDLWLRTKLAPAVLERLALADAFRSMGLDRRDALWAVRGLRRAGDKDDLPLFAAADKAVEPDAFLPAMPPGEQVVEDYRHLHLSLKAHPVSFLREILRQRRTIANERLGTTPDGRLVTVAGLVLVRQRPGTASGVIFMTLEDETAIANIVVWPRTFEKFRPLVLGARLVAVTGKVQSESNVIHVIADKIEDLTGLLDHLSEAGSEVETLARADGVKHGYAYGEVMPKGRNFH, encoded by the coding sequence GTGACCGGCGAGATCTTCGACATCAAGCCGCTGCTCGAGGAGATGCAGAAGGCGGAAAGTGCGGCCCAAGCCCCGCCGCCGCTTGCCTTCGCCGAACTGGCGGCGACCACCAGCTATTCCTTCCTGCGCGGTGCCAGCATGGCCGAGGAGATGGTCAGCCAAGCCCATGCCCTGGGCTTGGCGGCCATCGGCGTGGCCGACCGCAATTCGGTCGCCGGCGTGGTCCGCGCCCATGTCATGGCCAGGCAGGCCGGCATCCGCCTCGTGCCAGGTGCCCGCCTGGTCTTCACCGACGGCACGCCTGAGATCCTGGCCTATCCCCGCGACCGCGCCGCCTGGGGCCGCCTCACCCGCCTGCTGACGCTGGGCAAGCGCCGCGCACCCAAGGGCGAATGCCACCTGACCCTGGACGACCTGCGGGACCATGGGGAAGGCCTGAACCTGATTCTGCTCACATCCGTCATCCCGGCGAAGGCCGGGATCCATCGTTGGGCAGCACGAGATGTCGCAATGGATCCCGGCCTTCGCCGGGATGACGATATAGAGGGGATATTGGCCACCTTTCGCGGCCGGATCTGGCTGGGTGCCAGCATGCTCTATCGCGGCGACGATGCCCGCCGCCTCGCCCGCCTGCGGGAACTTGCGGCCCGGACTGGAACCCCGCTGCTCGCCCTGGGCGACGTGCTCTATCACGCGCCGGAACGCCGGCCCCTGGCCGATGTCATGACCTGCATCCGCGAGCACACCACGTTGGAGGCCGCCGGCCGCCTGCTCCACGCCAATGCCGAGCGCCACCTGAAGCCGCCCCGCGAAATGGCCCGCCTGTTCAAGGCTGCGCCGCAGGCGATTGCGGAAAGCATCCGTTTCCTGGAAGGCTGCAACTTCTCGCTGGACCAGTTGCGCTACGAATACCCGGATGAAGTCCGGGAAGGCTACGAGACGCCGCAGGAGGCATTGGTCGCCTTCGCCACGGCCGGCGCGAGATGGCGCTATCCAGGCGGTGTTCCGCCGGATGTGCAGAACGCCCTGGATCACGAGCTGCAGCTCATAGATCAGTTGAAATACGCCCCATATTTCCTGACCGTGCATGACATTGTTCGCTATGCGCGCAGTATAGATATCCTGGTCCAGGGCCGGGGTTCGGCGGCAAATTCGGTCGTCTGCTATTGCCTGGGCGTGACCGAGGTCGACCCCACGAAGGTCGACCTGCTGTTCGAGCGTTTCGTCAGCGAGGAGCGCAAGGAGCCGCCCGATATCGACGTCGATTTCGAGCATGAACGCCGGGAAGAGGTCATCCAGTACATCTACGAGCGTTTCGGCCGCGAACGCTCGGGCCTCGCCGCCACGGTCATCTCCTACCGCGGGCGCAGCGCGATCCGCGAGGTGGGCAAGGTTTTCGGCCTGTCGGAGGATATGATCGGGCGCATGTCGGGCATGCTGTGGGGCTGGAGCCCAAGGCCCGTGACGCCCGAGGAGGCGCGGCAGATCGGCCTCGACCCCGACGATCCGCGTATCGTCCAGGTTCTGAACCTGGCCCAGGAACTGATCGGCTTTCCCCGCCACCTGTCCCAGCATGTGGGGGGCTTCGTCATCACCCGCGGCCGCTTGGATGAACTCGTCCCGATCGAGAATGCGGCGATGGCGGACCGCACCGTGGTCGAATGGGACAAGGATGATCTCGATGCCCTGGGCATCCTCAAGATCGATGTCCTGGCCTTAGGGATGCTCTCCTGCATCCGCCGGGCGCTTCACCTGATGGTCGAGCATTACGGCTTCCCCGGTGTCGACATGAGCAAGATCCCCAGCGAGGAGCCGGCGATCTACGACATGCTCTCGCGGGCGGATTCGCTGGGCGTCTTCCAGGTCGAAAGCCGGGCCCAGATGACCATGCTGCCGCGCCTGCAACCCCGGAAATTCTACGACCTGGTGATCGAGGTGGCGATCGTCCGTCCCGGCCCGATCCAGGGCGACATGGTGCATCCCTATCTGCGCCGCCGGCAGGGCATCGAGAAGGTCGATTACCCTTCGCCGTCGCCGGAATTCGGCGATCCAGACGAATTGAAGAAGGTGCTCGACAAGACCTGCGGCGTGCCCCTGTTCCAGGAGCAGGCGATGCGCATCGCCATCGTTGCGGCGAAATTCACCCCTGGCGAGGCCGACAGGCTGCGCCGGGCCATGGCGACCTTCCGCCGGGTCGGCACGATCCACGAGTTCAAGGACAAGCTGGTCAACGGCATGGCGGCGCGCGGTTACGACAAGGCGTTCGCCGAGCGCTGCTTCTCGCAGATCGAAGGCTTCGGCGATTACGGCTTCCCGGAATCCCATGCCGCCAGCTTCGCCCTGCTCGTCTACATCTCGGCCTGGATCAAGTGCCGCTACCCGGATGTCTTCGCGGCGGCCATGCTGAACAGCCAGCCCATGGGCTTCTATGCCCCGGCCCAGCTTGTCCGCGATGCCCAGGAGCATGGCGTCGAATTCCTGGCCGTCGATGTCAATGACTCCTGCTGGGACAACAGGCTGGAATCCGGCATGCCCGCGGCGGCCAGCCTGCACCCGCGCCACCAGGGCATGGCGGGCGAGGTCAGGGCCACCCACGCGGTCCGCCTGGGTTTCCGCCAGGTTTCCGGCTTTCCCGAGGACGCGGCCAAGAAGATCGAAGAGGTGCGCGGTGCCGGCTTCGACAGCGTGCGTGACCTGTGGCTGCGCACCAAGCTGGCGCCAGCAGTGCTGGAGCGCCTGGCCCTGGCCGATGCCTTCCGCTCCATGGGGCTCGACCGGCGCGATGCGCTGTGGGCGGTGCGCGGCCTGCGCCGGGCGGGCGACAAGGACGACCTGCCCCTGTTCGCCGCGGCGGACAAGGCGGTGGAACCCGATGCCTTCCTGCCCGCCATGCCGCCGGGCGAACAGGTGGTCGAGGATTATCGCCACCTGCACCTGTCGCTGAAGGCCCATCCGGTCTCGTTCCTGCGCGAGATCCTGAGGCAGCGGCGGACCATTGCCAACGAGCGGCTGGGGACTACGCCCGACGGCCGCCTGGTGACGGTGGCCGGCCTGGTCCTGGTGCGCCAGCGGCCGGGCACCGCCAGCGGCGTCATCTTCATGACCCTGGAGGATGAAACCGCCATCGCCAACATCGTGGTCTGGCCCAGGACCTTCGAGAAATTCCGCCCGCTGGTGCTGGGCGCCCGGCTGGTCGCCGTGACCGGCAAGGTCCAGTCGGAATCGAACGTCATCCACGTCATCGCCGACAAGATCGAGGACCTGACCGGCCTGCTGGACCATCTGTCCGAGGCCGGCAGCGAGGTCGAGACCCTTGCCCGCGCCGACGGCGTCAAGCACGGCTATGCTTACGGCGAAGTCATGCCCAAGGGACGGAATTTCCACTGA